One Gloeobacter morelensis MG652769 DNA window includes the following coding sequences:
- a CDS encoding alkaline phosphatase family protein has protein sequence MQYFYSAALAATLALAAVPAAWAVPKVVLISLDGANASIADEYFKSGVLSPKTGLGLLRRTGAVARQNVTITPSVTAPSHIAIATGSTAAKNDINANSFHLVKSNFTQNISGFGAPIGGYDLSGPTVSEEPTATPLWVTLRAAGKQVATATWPGGDGVDVLEPTSTNLIQPASLRTVDYTVPFGSFAGVGAKGFVLTAADFADGTAALASQLAAAGYVSYSPVKQKTSLLETFTVGDVTYNILVAALDSTNDQVVNYDTLVFYDEAQGIKPGPFSLPSTGPAYERVDGNSSKFYLEGSSNKAGTAFYVSFLAGDLSTVRFARYATNFIPRNAPVIASVDDINNNVGFWAPQPDFRIPERISPGFETFPDLELEGMYADQVRSFVTYQTDIGLRAISQNPNADLVMIYIEQPDGSGHQFTLTDPRQPTDFKNPNSIGSGQDPQKKARYASYLKTAYQTASDAVQRIIQAVGTERDGTPKSDVLVVSDHGMAPFHTAVSMFNLLSNNGIDTTKVRAVTTGPAANLYISLQGREADGVVSESEYLTLQKQIVEVLRGAADPNPTYNYSLPGGKLFRFVTPRPTPEGKPVGFATSDAIGQDAGDVVAILNPGYNFDGTQSPVVYRQGDDTTVTTPVLSLANFYGAHGYDSRLPEMSAIFYAAGPNIRKGTFQAVRNIDVAPTILQILGVAPASTVQGNALNRLLKK, from the coding sequence ATGCAATACTTTTATTCTGCGGCGCTCGCGGCGACGCTGGCGCTCGCGGCCGTGCCTGCGGCCTGGGCGGTGCCCAAGGTCGTTTTGATCTCCCTCGACGGCGCCAACGCCTCGATTGCCGACGAGTACTTCAAATCCGGGGTCCTCAGCCCCAAGACCGGCCTGGGTCTGTTGCGGCGCACCGGTGCGGTGGCCCGCCAGAACGTGACGATTACCCCATCGGTGACCGCGCCCAGTCACATTGCGATTGCGACTGGTTCGACGGCGGCCAAAAACGATATCAACGCCAACAGCTTTCATTTGGTCAAGAGCAACTTCACCCAGAACATCAGCGGTTTCGGCGCGCCCATCGGCGGCTACGACCTTTCTGGCCCGACGGTGAGCGAGGAGCCGACCGCCACGCCGCTGTGGGTGACCCTGCGCGCGGCGGGCAAGCAGGTGGCCACCGCCACCTGGCCGGGGGGCGACGGTGTGGATGTGCTGGAGCCCACCTCCACCAACCTCATTCAGCCTGCCTCGCTGCGCACAGTCGACTACACTGTGCCCTTCGGCTCCTTCGCAGGCGTCGGCGCCAAAGGCTTCGTGCTCACCGCCGCGGACTTTGCCGACGGCACGGCGGCTCTGGCAAGTCAGCTTGCGGCGGCGGGTTACGTTTCCTACAGCCCCGTCAAGCAAAAAACCAGTCTGCTGGAAACTTTCACCGTGGGCGACGTCACCTACAACATTCTGGTGGCGGCCCTCGACAGCACCAACGACCAGGTCGTCAACTACGACACGCTGGTGTTCTACGACGAAGCCCAGGGCATCAAACCTGGCCCCTTCAGCCTGCCTTCCACCGGGCCCGCCTACGAGCGAGTGGACGGCAACTCGAGCAAGTTCTACCTCGAAGGCAGCAGCAACAAAGCCGGTACAGCCTTCTACGTAAGCTTTTTGGCCGGGGATCTTTCGACGGTGCGCTTCGCGCGCTACGCGACCAACTTTATTCCCCGCAACGCACCGGTAATCGCCTCAGTGGACGATATCAACAACAACGTCGGCTTCTGGGCGCCCCAACCGGATTTTCGCATTCCGGAGCGCATCAGCCCCGGCTTTGAGACCTTCCCGGATCTCGAACTGGAGGGCATGTACGCAGATCAGGTGCGCTCGTTTGTGACCTACCAGACCGACATTGGGTTACGGGCCATCTCCCAGAACCCGAACGCCGATCTGGTGATGATCTATATCGAGCAACCGGACGGCTCGGGCCACCAGTTCACCCTCACCGATCCGCGCCAGCCCACCGACTTCAAAAACCCCAACAGCATCGGCAGCGGTCAAGATCCGCAGAAAAAAGCCCGCTACGCAAGCTACCTCAAGACCGCCTACCAGACGGCAAGCGACGCTGTGCAGCGCATCATCCAGGCGGTGGGCACCGAGCGCGACGGCACCCCCAAAAGCGATGTGCTCGTCGTCTCCGACCACGGCATGGCCCCTTTTCACACCGCCGTGAGCATGTTCAACCTGCTCAGCAACAACGGCATCGACACCACCAAGGTACGGGCAGTGACCACCGGCCCCGCCGCCAACCTCTACATCAGCCTGCAGGGGCGCGAGGCCGACGGTGTCGTCAGCGAGAGCGAGTACCTGACGCTGCAAAAGCAAATCGTCGAGGTTCTGCGGGGCGCCGCCGACCCCAACCCGACCTACAACTACTCGCTACCGGGGGGCAAACTGTTCCGCTTTGTCACCCCGCGCCCGACGCCCGAGGGCAAACCGGTAGGCTTCGCCACCAGCGACGCCATCGGCCAGGATGCGGGTGATGTCGTGGCGATTCTCAATCCCGGCTACAACTTCGACGGCACCCAGTCGCCGGTGGTCTACCGCCAAGGCGACGACACGACCGTGACTACCCCGGTGCTCTCGCTTGCCAACTTCTACGGCGCCCACGGCTACGACTCGCGCCTGCCGGAGATGAGCGCCATCTTCTACGCCGCCGGACCGAACATCCGCAAGGGCACCTTCCAGGCGGTGCGCAACATCGACGTGGCCCCGACCATCCTCCAGATTCTGGGGGTGGCCCCTGCCTCCACCGTCCAGGGCAACGCTCTAAACCGCTTGCTCAAAAAGTAA
- a CDS encoding DUF389 domain-containing protein codes for MTTPATVDGAQRSRWFVRRSQEETDHLRTDLTGESTCNFSFLVLVVGSCAIATFGLISNSAAVIIGAMIIAPLMLPIRGFALGAADGDFGLVRTALVSIGVGTVFALGFSWSIGRLVDLPVYSSEILARTQPQLLDLGVAVAAGLVGAYAKLRKEIADSLAGVAIAVALMPPLCVVGLTLAQLDWQACLGATLLYLTNLIGIALACMVVFLAAGYVPFERGGRTLAWTAVFAALLGIPLSISFGRLLVQERLEASLRSALSKTVTFRQTKILSEEVDWLSDPPVVTLRVSAEQAPTPRQVQLLEEYAGRATGQRFKLVARVIREEAITSTGESP; via the coding sequence ATGACTACCCCCGCAACCGTCGACGGAGCGCAGCGATCTCGATGGTTCGTGCGCCGCTCGCAGGAAGAAACCGACCATCTGCGCACCGATCTGACGGGAGAGTCGACCTGCAATTTCAGTTTTCTGGTTCTGGTGGTCGGCTCCTGCGCCATCGCCACTTTCGGCCTTATCTCCAACAGTGCGGCGGTGATTATCGGAGCGATGATCATCGCTCCATTGATGCTGCCCATTCGAGGTTTCGCTCTGGGTGCTGCCGACGGCGACTTTGGGCTGGTGCGTACGGCGCTTGTGTCGATTGGCGTGGGGACCGTTTTTGCGCTGGGATTTTCCTGGTCGATCGGCCGGCTCGTCGACCTGCCGGTTTACAGCAGCGAAATTCTAGCGCGCACCCAGCCGCAACTATTGGATCTTGGCGTCGCCGTCGCCGCCGGTCTGGTGGGGGCCTACGCCAAGCTGCGCAAAGAAATTGCCGACAGCCTCGCGGGGGTGGCCATCGCCGTCGCCTTGATGCCGCCTCTGTGCGTGGTCGGTCTGACCCTGGCGCAACTGGACTGGCAGGCTTGTCTCGGGGCGACGCTGCTGTATCTGACGAATTTGATCGGCATCGCCCTGGCCTGCATGGTGGTGTTTCTGGCAGCAGGCTACGTCCCGTTTGAGCGCGGTGGGCGAACCCTGGCGTGGACTGCCGTATTTGCGGCCCTTCTGGGCATTCCTCTAAGTATCAGCTTTGGGCGATTGTTGGTGCAGGAACGGCTGGAAGCTTCACTGCGCAGCGCCCTCAGCAAAACGGTCACTTTTCGTCAGACGAAGATCCTCTCTGAGGAGGTGGACTGGCTGAGCGACCCGCCGGTGGTGACTCTGCGCGTCAGTGCCGAGCAAGCGCCCACACCGAGGCAGGTGCAACTTCTGGAGGAGTACGCCGGGCGGGCCACCGGCCAACGCTTCAAACTGGTGGCGCGGGTGATCCGCGAAGAAGCGATTACCAGCACCGGTGAGTCGCCGTGA
- a CDS encoding Uma2 family endonuclease, producing MTTTTQKLTFEEYLAYDDGTDTRYELVDGELVPMGLGTGKHGAIIRFVAQQFEQALAQSGRPWVALPGLVGVRSPRGRNWDTSRIPDVTVLTVGQWDALGDREAIINLNEPPPILVVEVVSPTTKTDDYRSKRAEYGLLEIPEYWIVDPLEGKITLCFLEHQFYDSTEFRADDPVQSLTFANLNLTAAQILAGKL from the coding sequence ATGACGACCACCACCCAAAAATTGACCTTTGAAGAATACCTTGCCTACGACGATGGCACAGACACCCGTTATGAATTGGTCGATGGAGAACTGGTGCCGATGGGTTTAGGAACTGGAAAACACGGGGCAATCATTCGTTTTGTTGCTCAGCAATTCGAGCAGGCGCTGGCACAATCCGGGCGACCTTGGGTGGCACTTCCTGGCCTTGTGGGCGTTCGTTCTCCCCGCGGTCGAAATTGGGATACCTCCCGCATCCCGGATGTTACCGTTCTGACGGTTGGCCAATGGGACGCCCTGGGGGATCGCGAAGCCATCATCAATCTCAACGAGCCACCGCCGATTCTTGTCGTCGAAGTGGTCAGCCCCACCACCAAAACCGATGACTATCGCTCAAAACGCGCCGAGTATGGGCTGCTGGAGATCCCCGAATACTGGATCGTGGATCCTTTGGAAGGGAAAATAACCCTCTGCTTCCTGGAACACCAGTTCTATGACTCCACCGAATTTCGAGCAGATGATCCAGTGCAATCTCTCACGTTTGCCAATCTCAATCTGACCGCCGCTCAAATCCTGGCTGGCAAGTTGTGA
- a CDS encoding DUF1269 domain-containing protein: protein MADLIVVGYDDEHRAEEVRLALAKLQQEYLIDLADAAVVVKDSEGKIKLKQAVNLPATGALSGGFWGLLIGALFLNPLLGVAVGAASGALAGALSDVGVDDNFMRELSEILPPSSSALFVLVRKVTPDKVLAEVSKYGGRVLRSSLSKEDERALQEVLTNRGLTPASTTVLGTTPAPGSTAATE, encoded by the coding sequence ATGGCGGATCTGATCGTGGTGGGTTACGACGACGAGCACCGGGCGGAGGAAGTACGGCTGGCGCTTGCCAAGCTGCAGCAGGAGTATCTGATCGACCTGGCAGATGCAGCGGTCGTAGTGAAGGATAGCGAAGGGAAAATCAAGCTCAAGCAGGCGGTCAACCTGCCCGCTACCGGAGCGCTGAGCGGCGGCTTTTGGGGATTGCTCATCGGGGCGCTCTTTCTCAATCCCTTGTTGGGGGTAGCAGTAGGCGCCGCCTCTGGGGCACTTGCCGGGGCGCTGTCGGACGTGGGCGTCGACGACAACTTTATGCGCGAATTGTCGGAAATTCTGCCCCCGAGTAGTTCAGCGTTGTTCGTGCTGGTGCGCAAGGTCACCCCGGACAAGGTGCTTGCCGAAGTGAGCAAGTATGGCGGCCGGGTGCTGCGCTCTTCCCTCAGCAAAGAGGACGAACGGGCGCTGCAGGAGGTGCTCACCAACCGTGGGCTGACTCCCGCCTCTACCACCGTTCTGGGCACCACTCCCGCTCCAGGCTCCACCGCCGCTACTGAGTAA
- a CDS encoding Uma2 family endonuclease, which translates to MTYVLPSITYPSSDGEPVAETFDHLYAILVTLEVLRQYLNGQLATVLANQFLYYAQGFPRLRVAPDVMVIFGVAPGGRDNYKVWEEGEIPAVIFEMTSAGTQQNDTGEKKHLYERLGVREYWLFDPRGEWVAGRLQGYRLQPVEVMGEVVEVYLPITDGRSAVLGLRLQVEDRLPAFFREDTGEKLLIPAELAEELHRTAALLEQERQAREQERQGREQAERRVAALAERLRELGVDPDTV; encoded by the coding sequence ATGACTTATGTGCTGCCCTCCATCACCTACCCGAGCAGCGACGGAGAACCTGTGGCTGAGACTTTTGATCACCTCTACGCCATCCTGGTGACGCTGGAGGTGCTCAGACAATACTTGAACGGCCAGCTGGCGACGGTGCTTGCCAACCAGTTTCTGTACTACGCCCAGGGCTTTCCCCGGCTGCGGGTGGCCCCGGACGTGATGGTGATTTTCGGCGTCGCACCCGGCGGACGGGACAACTACAAAGTTTGGGAGGAGGGCGAGATCCCTGCGGTGATCTTCGAAATGACCTCGGCGGGCACCCAGCAGAACGACACCGGCGAGAAGAAACACCTCTACGAGCGGTTGGGGGTGCGGGAGTACTGGCTGTTCGATCCGAGGGGCGAATGGGTCGCAGGCCGACTGCAGGGCTACCGCCTGCAACCTGTAGAAGTGATGGGCGAAGTGGTCGAAGTGTACTTGCCGATTACCGATGGTCGCAGTGCGGTTCTGGGCCTGCGCCTGCAGGTAGAAGACCGGCTGCCGGCATTTTTCCGGGAGGACACCGGCGAGAAGTTGCTCATCCCGGCGGAGTTGGCGGAGGAATTACACCGCACGGCAGCACTGCTGGAGCAGGAGCGCCAGGCGAGAGAGCAAGAACGCCAGGGCAGGGAACAGGCAGAAAGACGGGTGGCGGCACTGGCTGAGCGCCTGCGGGAACTGGGAGTAGATCCGGATACGGTTTAA
- a CDS encoding transposase, with translation MLGTVGFHRRLGLEDYRLLLNQAARRLPEGVKVLLLADRGFVELALIRHLKYLGWHWRLRLKAGLWIHPPGGGSFRLGSVAIPPRQVQLWPSVRVGKQRYGKVHLVMAHPERGKERWYVLSDEPVSLQTLWEYGLRFQTEQQFKDNKSGCLKLEDCRIRQVKALSRLYLVVALAELYGVSQGAAVVELGERSRVDAHWFRGMSYRKIGIEWVKRSLGERLPLRQAVVWLSGAPDPTPAMSSRRQCRQRLEQIEFGPIVERRQVA, from the coding sequence ATGCTTGGCACCGTCGGCTTCCATCGTCGCCTTGGCCTCGAAGACTACCGGCTCCTCCTCAACCAGGCCGCCCGTCGCTTGCCCGAAGGGGTCAAGGTTCTGCTGCTGGCCGACCGGGGCTTTGTGGAGCTGGCCCTGATTCGACATCTGAAGTATCTGGGCTGGCACTGGCGGCTGCGCCTCAAAGCGGGGCTGTGGATTCACCCTCCCGGTGGCGGCTCGTTTCGCTTAGGCAGTGTGGCCATCCCTCCCCGGCAGGTGCAGTTGTGGCCGTCGGTGCGGGTGGGCAAACAACGCTATGGCAAAGTGCATCTGGTCATGGCCCATCCCGAGCGGGGCAAAGAACGTTGGTATGTCCTTTCTGACGAACCGGTCAGTCTACAAACCCTTTGGGAATATGGGCTGCGCTTCCAAACGGAACAGCAATTCAAGGACAACAAATCCGGCTGTTTGAAGCTGGAGGATTGTCGGATTCGGCAGGTCAAGGCCCTCTCGCGCCTGTATCTGGTCGTCGCCCTGGCCGAATTGTACGGGGTGTCGCAGGGAGCGGCAGTCGTGGAGTTAGGCGAGCGCAGCCGGGTGGATGCGCATTGGTTTCGAGGGATGAGCTACCGCAAGATTGGCATCGAATGGGTAAAGCGCAGTCTGGGCGAGCGGCTACCGCTGCGGCAGGCGGTAGTCTGGCTGAGCGGTGCACCCGACCCGACCCCAGCGATGAGCAGTCGGCGGCAGTGCCGTCAAAGGCTGGAGCAGATAGAGTTTGGGCCGATTGTCGAGCGAAGACAGGTGGCCTGA
- a CDS encoding 2,3-bisphosphoglycerate-dependent phosphoglycerate mutase: MAHLILIRHGQSLWNAANKFTGWVDVPLSERGRAEATIASCKLRDYRVNVCFTSMLMRAIETAVITLTECDDICGGKIPIIKHEADDENWHGWDHYDGNPEEELPIYPTATLDERYYGDLQGLDKAETTEKYGKEQVQIWRRSYSVRPPGGESLEDTRTRVYPYFTNRILGHIKQGDNVLVAAHGNSLRSIIMILENLSEEEVPKVELATGVPIVYELDKEAHMLSKAVLTN; this comes from the coding sequence ATGGCTCACCTCATCCTCATCCGGCACGGCCAGAGTCTTTGGAACGCCGCCAACAAATTTACCGGTTGGGTGGATGTTCCCTTGAGCGAGCGTGGCCGGGCGGAGGCGACGATCGCTTCTTGCAAACTTCGCGATTATCGGGTGAACGTCTGCTTCACCAGCATGCTGATGCGCGCCATCGAAACGGCGGTGATTACCCTGACCGAATGCGACGACATCTGCGGCGGCAAAATTCCGATCATCAAACACGAAGCCGACGACGAGAACTGGCACGGCTGGGATCATTACGACGGCAACCCGGAGGAGGAGTTGCCCATCTATCCCACCGCTACCCTGGATGAGCGCTACTACGGCGATTTGCAGGGGCTCGATAAAGCCGAGACGACCGAAAAATACGGCAAAGAACAAGTGCAGATCTGGCGGCGCTCCTACTCGGTGCGCCCCCCCGGCGGCGAGAGCCTGGAGGATACGCGCACGCGGGTCTATCCGTACTTCACCAACCGGATCCTGGGCCACATCAAGCAGGGGGACAACGTGCTGGTAGCCGCCCACGGCAACTCCTTGCGCTCGATCATCATGATTCTCGAGAACCTGAGCGAGGAGGAAGTGCCCAAGGTGGAACTGGCCACCGGGGTGCCAATCGTCTACGAACTCGACAAAGAGGCCCACATGCTCAGCAAAGCCGTGCTCACCAACTGA
- a CDS encoding alpha-amylase family glycosyl hydrolase produces the protein MATTIEEKAPRKLSEADLRPRSQVHPSPASWRDQFLYQLLPDRFSDGREAERPLFDPTDPARFQVKDRGAWMAAGKRFVGGTLKGVISKLDYLQGLGVTTLWLNPPWRQRADLETYHGYGIQNFLEIDPRFGTRQDLRDLVDTAHARGLYVILDVIYNHSGNNWFYRDEWDGSPQSMRPYRYAPGYPVHGWRSGDGRSVGEIVSLDDGVWPEEFQNFDWYTRAGRIINWSEASWEDYLSPQVEFRRGDFFDLKDFNLAHPAALAGLARVYQYWIALSDCDGFRVDAVKHVSPVESRKFCTAIHEYAQSIGKDNFLLTGELTDNRMMLAYLDIVGRNLDAALDIVSAPIQLTAAAKGLAHPGAFFGLYDENTLAGAYRQIGPYHVSVLDDHDMSSRSYKSRFAAHGEGVPNLARQVAHAVGVQLTMPGIPSIYYGTEQALDGSESDHDYGIDGSHEYVDRYVREAMFGGAFGAFRTEGCHFFNPDHPTYLRIAAIARLRNRQDAVGKTLRRGHHYLRETAFLQRPFVIPGPGELAAWSQILFETEVLMVLNTHGLENRGAEVTVETSLHPEGASMAVLYHSEWSDDELRNPPSAQTVPVEYGHGRATVRIDLPPCAMVILA, from the coding sequence ATGGCAACCACCATCGAAGAAAAAGCTCCCCGCAAGCTCAGCGAAGCGGATCTGCGGCCGCGCAGCCAGGTGCACCCGAGCCCGGCAAGCTGGCGCGATCAGTTTCTCTATCAGCTGTTGCCGGACCGCTTCAGCGACGGCCGCGAGGCAGAGCGCCCGCTTTTTGACCCGACCGATCCGGCCCGATTCCAGGTCAAAGACAGAGGAGCCTGGATGGCGGCGGGGAAGCGATTCGTTGGTGGAACCCTCAAAGGCGTCATCAGCAAGCTCGACTATCTGCAGGGGCTCGGAGTGACGACGCTGTGGCTCAATCCGCCCTGGAGGCAGCGAGCAGATCTGGAGACTTATCACGGCTACGGCATCCAGAATTTTCTGGAGATCGATCCGCGCTTCGGAACCCGCCAGGATCTGCGCGACCTGGTCGATACCGCCCACGCGCGGGGCCTGTACGTCATCCTCGATGTGATCTACAACCACAGCGGCAACAACTGGTTCTACCGGGACGAGTGGGACGGCAGCCCCCAGTCGATGCGTCCCTACCGCTACGCCCCCGGCTATCCCGTGCACGGCTGGCGCTCCGGCGACGGGCGCAGCGTCGGTGAGATTGTCTCTCTCGACGACGGTGTCTGGCCCGAGGAATTTCAAAACTTTGACTGGTACACCCGCGCCGGGCGGATCATCAACTGGAGCGAAGCGTCCTGGGAGGATTATCTCAGTCCCCAGGTCGAATTTCGGCGGGGCGATTTTTTTGATCTCAAAGATTTCAACCTCGCCCACCCCGCCGCCCTGGCCGGCCTGGCCCGCGTCTACCAGTACTGGATAGCGCTAAGCGACTGCGACGGCTTTCGCGTGGACGCGGTCAAGCACGTCTCACCGGTCGAATCGCGCAAATTCTGCACCGCCATCCACGAGTACGCCCAATCGATCGGCAAGGACAATTTTTTGCTCACCGGTGAACTCACCGATAACCGGATGATGCTCGCGTACCTCGATATCGTCGGTCGCAACCTGGATGCGGCCCTGGATATCGTGAGCGCGCCGATTCAACTGACCGCCGCAGCCAAGGGCCTGGCCCACCCGGGCGCCTTTTTTGGTCTGTACGACGAGAACACCCTGGCGGGCGCCTACCGGCAAATTGGACCCTACCACGTTTCGGTCCTCGACGATCACGACATGTCCTCGCGCAGCTACAAATCGCGCTTTGCCGCCCACGGCGAAGGGGTGCCCAATCTGGCGCGGCAGGTGGCCCATGCGGTCGGCGTGCAACTGACGATGCCCGGCATCCCTTCGATTTACTACGGCACCGAACAGGCCCTGGACGGATCCGAGAGCGACCACGACTACGGCATCGACGGGTCGCACGAGTACGTCGATCGCTATGTGCGCGAGGCGATGTTCGGCGGTGCCTTCGGCGCCTTTCGCACCGAGGGCTGTCACTTTTTCAACCCGGATCACCCCACCTACCTGCGCATCGCCGCCATCGCCCGCCTGCGCAACCGCCAGGATGCCGTCGGCAAGACCCTGCGCCGTGGGCATCACTACCTGCGGGAAACTGCGTTTCTGCAGCGCCCCTTTGTGATTCCGGGGCCTGGCGAACTGGCGGCCTGGTCGCAAATTCTCTTCGAGACGGAGGTGCTGATGGTCCTCAACACCCACGGCCTGGAAAATCGAGGTGCGGAGGTGACCGTCGAAACCTCGCTGCACCCGGAGGGTGCGTCGATGGCCGTCCTATACCACAGCGAATGGAGCGACGACGAGCTGCGCAACCCGCCTTCGGCACAGACCGTGCCTGTCGAGTACGGCCACGGTCGCGCCACGGTGCGCATCGACCTGCCCCCCTGCGCCATGGTGATCCTGGCGTAA
- the rplK gene encoding 50S ribosomal protein L11, whose amino-acid sequence MAKKVSAKIKLALPAGKANPAPPVGPALGQHGVNIMMFCKEYNARTADQVGMVIPVEITVFEDRSFTFVLKTPPASVLLTKAAGVEKGSGKPNKEKAGTITGAQLRQIAEQKLPDLNANDVEAAMKIIAGTARNMGIVIAD is encoded by the coding sequence ATGGCCAAGAAAGTCTCAGCCAAGATCAAGCTGGCTTTGCCCGCCGGCAAGGCGAATCCGGCTCCCCCCGTCGGCCCCGCCCTCGGTCAGCACGGCGTGAACATCATGATGTTCTGCAAAGAATACAACGCCCGCACCGCCGATCAGGTGGGCATGGTGATCCCGGTCGAAATTACGGTCTTTGAAGATCGCAGCTTCACCTTCGTGCTCAAGACCCCACCGGCGTCGGTGCTCTTGACCAAGGCGGCGGGCGTCGAGAAAGGCTCAGGCAAGCCCAACAAAGAAAAAGCAGGTACGATCACCGGCGCCCAGCTGCGCCAAATTGCCGAGCAGAAATTGCCCGACCTCAACGCCAACGACGTCGAGGCGGCAATGAAAATCATCGCCGGCACCGCCCGCAACATGGGCATCGTGATCGCCGACTAG
- a CDS encoding transaldolase — protein MTGSLLEQLRQMTIVVADTGDIQAIEQFTPRDATTNPSLITAAAQMPQYQQIVDDTLKQARAQLGPEAEAAAVATLAFDRLAVAFGLKILAIVPGRVSTEVDARLSYDTEATIEKGRSLIAQYEAAGISRDRVLIKIASTWEGVRAAEILEGEGIHCNLTLLFGVHQAIACAEAGVTLISPFVGRILDWYKKETGRDYEPYEDPGVVSVTTIYNYYKKFGYQTQVMGASFRNIGEIVELAGCDLLTISPKLLEQLQATDAELVRKLDPHKAADLEIEKIDMDQATFEKMHAADRMASEKLDEGIKGFTNALVALEKLLADRLARLEGEVALNRAFESIFRTFDLDGDGFITREEWMGTDAVFDAIDLNHDGKITAEELGAGIGAVLKLA, from the coding sequence ATGACCGGAAGCCTACTTGAGCAACTGCGGCAGATGACCATCGTCGTCGCCGACACCGGCGACATCCAGGCCATCGAACAGTTCACCCCGCGCGACGCCACTACCAATCCTTCGCTGATCACCGCCGCCGCCCAGATGCCGCAGTATCAGCAAATCGTAGACGACACCCTCAAGCAGGCGCGCGCGCAGCTGGGTCCCGAGGCGGAGGCCGCGGCGGTCGCCACCCTCGCCTTCGACCGGCTGGCGGTGGCCTTTGGCCTCAAGATCCTGGCGATTGTCCCTGGGCGGGTCTCGACCGAAGTCGACGCGCGCCTGTCCTACGACACCGAGGCGACGATCGAAAAGGGACGCTCACTGATCGCCCAGTACGAAGCGGCGGGCATTTCCCGCGACCGGGTGCTCATCAAGATCGCTTCGACCTGGGAGGGTGTCCGCGCCGCCGAAATTCTTGAGGGCGAAGGCATCCACTGCAACCTGACGTTGCTGTTCGGTGTGCACCAGGCGATTGCCTGCGCCGAGGCGGGGGTGACCCTGATTTCGCCTTTTGTGGGCCGCATCCTCGACTGGTACAAAAAAGAAACCGGCCGCGATTACGAGCCCTACGAAGATCCGGGCGTGGTCTCGGTGACGACCATTTACAACTATTACAAAAAATTCGGCTACCAAACCCAGGTGATGGGGGCGAGCTTCCGCAACATCGGCGAAATTGTCGAACTGGCCGGCTGCGATTTGCTCACGATCTCCCCCAAGCTGCTCGAACAACTGCAGGCGACCGACGCAGAACTCGTCCGCAAGCTAGATCCGCACAAAGCCGCCGACCTGGAGATCGAAAAGATCGACATGGACCAGGCGACCTTCGAGAAGATGCACGCCGCGGACCGCATGGCTTCTGAGAAGCTCGACGAGGGCATCAAGGGCTTCACCAACGCCCTGGTGGCCCTGGAGAAGCTGCTTGCCGACCGCCTGGCGCGGCTGGAGGGTGAAGTGGCCCTCAACCGGGCCTTCGAGAGCATCTTCCGCACTTTTGATCTCGACGGCGACGGCTTTATCACCCGCGAGGAGTGGATGGGCACCGACGCCGTTTTTGATGCCATCGACCTCAACCACGACGGCAAGATCACAGCGGAGGAATTGGGGGCCGGGATCGGGGCCGTCCTAAAACTGGCGTAA
- a CDS encoding 3'-5' exonuclease encodes MAEPARAEAAWRTHLARAVDEAKRLPGAARRGARELHSATECEYDIVIMVRLDLGSLPWSGETPDKLRESRQLFYAGLTQARDEINML; translated from the coding sequence GTGGCCGAACCGGCGCGTGCTGAGGCAGCCTGGCGCACGCACTTGGCGCGCGCGGTGGATGAGGCAAAGCGGTTACCCGGTGCTGCTCGACGAGGCGCGCGCGAACTGCATTCCGCGACGGAATGCGAATATGACATCGTGATTATGGTTCGGCTCGATCTCGGCAGCCTGCCTTGGAGTGGCGAGACGCCGGACAAGTTACGGGAGAGCCGGCAGCTCTTCTATGCTGGCCTGACCCAGGCCCGGGACGAGATCAACATGCTCTAA